A stretch of DNA from Pseudorca crassidens isolate mPseCra1 chromosome X, mPseCra1.hap1, whole genome shotgun sequence:
ttggttgtaggattttccctttcatcactttaagtataccctgccactcctttctggcctgcataGTTTCTGTTGacaaatcagctgataaccttatggggattcctttttatgttattttttgctcttccctttctgcttatttctttgaatttaatttttgttagcttgattaacatgtgtcttggtgtgtttctccttggatttatcctgtatgggactctctgcacttcctggacttggatgactattttgtttcccatgttagggaagtttttgactataatgtcttcaaatattttctcagatcctttctttctttctcctttttctgggacccctataattcgaatgtttgtgcgtTTAGTatcatcccagaggtctctgatgttgtcttaaattctttttattctttttactttattctgctccttggcagttatttccaccattttgtcttccagctcacttatttgttcttctgcctcagttattctgttattgattccttctattgcatttttcattttacttattgtgtttttcatgtctttttgttctttagttctagttgtttgttaaacatttcttgtattttctcaatccgtgcctccatttttttccctgaggttctggatcatctttactatcattatcctgaattctttttcaagtagattgcctatttcctcttcatttatttggtcttgtagatttttatcttgctccttcatctgtgacatattttttgccatctcatttttttttttttttttttttgatgagcaggattgtgttcctgtcttactggttgtttggctaGAGGCTTCCAACACTGCAATTTGTAGGCTGTGGGCATAGCTGGCTCTTGGTGCCAATATAAGGACCGCTGAGAAACCTCACTCAGAATGAATACTTCCTGGGGTGTGAGTTTCTATGCTTTTCCAGTGGTTTGGCCTCGGAACTCTCACCACAAGTGCTTTGGCCCCACCTCCAGCTTGTGAACCTTGATCCTACAAGcagttcacttgggggttcctcccgtctccttgggtGTCAAAGTCCCCAGTGTCTGCCAGATGCCCTAGTTTTGGGGAGATGCAAACCTCACTGCTTCCCATGCCACCATCTTTGCTCTGTGTCCcaagttatttgtctttttgatgttgagttgcatgtgtactttgtttattttggatattaaccctttatcagtaatatcatttgcaaataacttCTTCAATTCAATAGGATGCCTTTTTGTTATGTTGATAGTTACTTTctctatgcaaaagcttttaaatttgatgtagtcctatttgtttctgcttttttcccttgcttacataacattatttttaaaaatatttctaagaccaatgtcaaagggTGTATGCCCATATATTTTTCCTAACAgtttttgattttaagttttatatctatatctttaaaggctttgaatttatttttgtatatggtgtgagaaattAATCCAGTTGTATTCTtttcatgtggctatccagttttcccagcaccatttattaaagtgGCTgctttttccccattgtgtatgcttgccttctttttcaaagattaattacccatataaatgtgggtttatttcttggaTCTCtgttctagtgctgtgaaaaaaaatgccactgttattttgatagagattgcattgaatctgtagattgccttgggtagtatagtcattttgaccaTATTggttcttctaatccaagaacatggtttatctttctatctgtttgtttcaccttcgatttctttcatcagtgtcttatagtttttgtagtgcaggtcttttgtctccttaggtaggtttattcctagtattttattatttttattgttatggtaaatgggattgtttccttaatttttgtttctgatatttcattgttggtgtatagaaatgcaacagatttctctatattaattttgtattatacaactttaccgaattcatttatcagttacAGTAGTTTTTCAGTTGCATCTgaaggattttctatgtatagtattatgtcatctgcaaaacgtaacagttttacttcatcctttccaatttagttccttttaattctttttcttgttggatcattgtggctaggactttcaactatgttggataaaagtgacagtgggcatccttgttttattccttatcttagaggaaatgattttgtcttttcaccattgtgtatgatgttggctgtaggtttgtcatatatggactttgtTATGTTGAATTATGCTCCCTCCAAACCCACTTTGTGAGagcttttataataaatggatgtGAAATTTTGTCAAAACATTTTGACATATGATCATGATTTTTAGTtctcaatttgttaatgtggtgtattgcattgattgatcTGTGGATATTTAACCATCCTggtatccctggaataaatctcacttgatcatagtgtatgatcctttaaatgtattgagttcagtttgctaatattttgttgaggatttttgcctctatgttcatcaatgatatcagcctataattttcttgttttgtgtcatctttgtctggttttggtataagggtgatgctaacttcatagaatgagtttggaagcatccCTTCCTCTTTAATgttttagaatagtttgagaaggataggttttaactcttctttaaatgtttgatagagttcacctgtgaagctgtctatCCCTGGACTTGtttgtttggagttttttttttttaaattactgattcaatttcattagtgGTAATGTCTCTATTCATATTTCCTATTCCTTCCTGAATCAGTCTGTACAGATTGTACTTTCTTAGGGATTTATTCATTTCTTGTAGGTTTTAAAGTTGGGGGGCATATAATTGGTCATAGTAATCTCTAATGACCATTTGTATTGCTGTGATGTCAGGTGTAAtttatcctctttaatttctggaTTTATATATTTGGGtcctctgtctttttcttgatgagtctagctataggtttattaaatttgtttgtcttttaatgaTATAACTCTTAGTCTCATTAatctttttctattgcttttttagtttctgttttatttacttctgcttgtatctttattatttttgttttttttctagttcctttaggtgtaggttAGAGAGTtaatgtgagatttttcttgtttcctgaggtaggcttatatagttatgaacttccctcttcgaagtgcttttgctgtgtcccacagattttggattgctctctttccattttcctttgtctccaggtattttttgattgcctctttgagttcttcaatAACTCATTGGCTGTTTAGTATTATACTGTTGAACCTCCATATGTtcgtttgtgttttttgcagtttgttTTTCTAGTAATTGATTTCTTGTCTCATaatgttgtgatcagaaaagatgtttgatatggttttgattttcttaaatatattgagacttattttgtgacctagcatgtgatctatcctgaagaatgttccatgtgcacttgaaaagaatgcatattctgctgcttttggatgaaatgttctacATATTTCCATTAAGTCCATAGtctgatgtgtcatttaaagctaatatttccttatggattttctgtctggatgttctgtccattgatgtaagctGGGTGTTAAATTAccatttttgtgttactgtcaatttctctctttacatttgttcatatttgctttatgtatttaggtgctcctttgttgggtgcatatatatttacaacttttATATCTACTAGTTGgattgatctctttatcattatgtaacattcttctttgtctcttgttatagtctgtgttataaagtctatttttttctgatgtaagtattgctaccctagcattccttttgtttccatttgcatggaatacttttttccatctcttcactttcaatctgtgtgtgtctttatctCTGCTGTGAGTCTCTTCTAGGCAACATGTATATGGGTCTTTGCTTTTCATGCTTTCAGCCACCATACATCTGATTAGAACATttagtacatttatttatttatttttattttttttatttttttgcagtatgtgggcctctcactgttttggcctctcccattgtggagcacaggctctggacacacaggctcagcagccatggctcatggacccagccgctccacggcatgtgggatcttcccggaccagggcatgaacccgtgtcccctgcatcagcaggcggactctcaaccactgcgccacgagggaagccccctccatttatttttaaagtaattatttatagTTTGTACGTATtgccatttttaattgttttcttgtttttttgtagttttttaccctgtcttcttttgttctcttcttattttataacaattttttaGTGTTATGCtccaatatctttattttttagtgtGTTACTATTCCAGGTTttaggtttgtggttaccataaggTTTAggtataactatatatatatatatatatatatatatatacacacacacacacacacacatgtatatacatgtgtatacacatacatataaatgatTAAGTTGATAATAACATAATCTCTTAAGTGTGAACACATTCTAACAACTCTGAATTTTTACTTCACCTCCCAAGTTTCACATTTTTAACCtcatatatcacatctttttttggTGCATCCCTTATCtatttattgtggatatagatgctTTCACTACTTTTGACCTTTAACCTTCTTACctgctttataagtggttgatctactacctttacttTGTGTttacctttaccaatgagatattttttctttcataagtaTCAGGTCTAATTGTGGTGTTTCCTTTCCCACTCAGAGAAGTCCCTCTAAGTTTTTTTGTACAGCTGATTTAGTGATGACGAACTATTTTAGTTTTGCCTGCCTGTAAAActctgtttctctccttcaaaGCTGAATGGTAGATTTGCTGGTGAGAGTACatttggttgtagatttttttcctttcatcactttaaatatattatggcaCTGTTTTCTGGTCTGCAGTGTTTGTGTTGAAGTCAGCTGATAGTATTATGGGAGTTTCCTTTTATGTAAtcaattgtttttcccttgttacttttaaGAGTCTctcattatgtttattttttgtcactTTAATTATAATTGTCTTAATGTGGACCTCTTTTGGTGCATCTTGTTTGGGTCTCCCTGTGCTTCTTAGACCTGCATGTTTGTTTACTTTcctaggttagggaagttttcaaatatgtctttgAAAAGgttttctccccatttctcctctctcttcagaCCCCTCTAATgtaaatgttagtatgcttgatctTGTCCCAGAGGTTTTGTAGgctatcctcatttttaaaaattactttttctgttttctgttgagCTTGGGTGATTTCCCCTACTCTGTTCCATTTCTCTGATCCATTCCTTTCTATCATCTGATCTATTGTtgagtccttctagtgtattttttgtttcagttattatattcttctgCTCTGCTTAGTTCTTCTATTTTCTAGTTctctgttaaaattctcactgtatGTATCCATTCTTATCCAgagttcattgagcatctttatgatgcTTGAACTCTTTTTTGGGTTCATTGCTTATCTCCACATTGCTTAGTCCTTCTGTagttttgttcctttattttttttttttttttttttttttttttttttttttttttttttaaatttacgaatatttcattgttgtaaagttaaagccaaaaaaataatcaaatggcctactatcataccgttagaagaaaaaaaaaaaggtgttcatgagagttccatattagaatacaagttttccttaggcacctgtttatgtatgctattctgctctttacaataaataattaaatttaaaagacttaattcctcactttaagaccttattagtttacaaattacatattgacctatgctaaattttataccgacccatgctaatgaattcagtacagaaaacaaaaaacactgcactcaagcaaactacatatatatatctatatatatatatatatatatatataacttatatgagaattgctactccagctttcttttggtttccatttgtatgaaatacctttttccatccccttactttcagtctgtatgtgtctctaggtctgaagtgggtctcttgtagacagcaaatatatgggtcttgtttttgtatccattcagccaatctgtgtcttttggtgggagcatttagtccatttacatttaaggtaattatcgatatgtgtgttcccattcccattttcttaattgttttgggtttgttattgtaggtcttttccttcttttgtgtttcttgcctagagaagttcctttagcagttgttgtagagctggtttggtggtgctgaactctctcagcttttgcttgtctgtaaaggttttaatttctccatcaaatctgaatgagatccttgctgggtagagtaatcttggttgcaggtttttctccttcaacactttcaatatgtcctgccactcccttctggcttgcagagtttctgctgaaagatcagctgttaaccttatggggattcccttgtgtgttatttgttgtttttcccttgctgcttttaatatgttttctttgtatttaatttttgacagtttgattaatatgtgtcttggcgtatttctccttggatttatcctgtatgggactctctgtgcttcctggacttgattaactatttcctttcccatattagggaagttttcaactataatctcttcaaatattttctcagtccctttctttttctcttcttcttctggaacccctataattcgaatgttggtgcgtttaatgttgtcccagaggtctctgagactgtcctcagttcttttcattcttttttctttattctgctctgcagtagttatttccactattttatcttccaggtcacttatccgttcttctgcctcagttattctgctattgatcccatctagagtacttttaatttcatttattgtgttgttcatcgttgcttgtttcatctttagttcttctaggtccttgttaactgattcttgcattttgtccattctattgtccattctatctccaagatttcggatcaaccttactatcattattctgaattctttttccggtagactgcctatttcctcttcatttgttaggtctggtgggtttttatcttgctccttcatctgctgtgtgtttttctgtcttttcattttgcttatcttactgtgtttgtggtctccttttttgcaggctgaaggttcgtagttcctgttgttttttgtgtctgtccccagtggctaaggttggttcagtgggttgtgtcggcttcctggtggagggtactagtgcctgtgttctggtggatgaggctggatcttgtctttctggtgggcaggtccacgtctggtggtgtgttttggggtgtctgtagacttattatgattttgggcagcctctctgctaatgggtggggttgtgttcctgtcttgctagttgtttggcataggatgtccagcactgtagcttgctggtcgttgagtgaagctgggtgctggcgttgagatggagatctctcggagatttttgctgtttgatattatgtgcagctgggaggcctcttgtggaccagtgtcctgaagttggctctcccacctcagaggcacagcactgactcctggctgcagcaccaagagcctttcatccacagggctccttaatttgggatgattccttgactattcaggtattccacagatgcagggtatatcaagttgattgtggagctttaatccgctgcttctgaggctgctgggagagatttccctttctcttctttgttctcacagctcccaggggctcagctttggatttggccccgcctgtgcgtgtaggtcgccggagggcgtctgttctttgctcagacaggacggggttaaaggagccgctgattcggaggctctggctcactcaggccagggagtagggagggtcacggagtgtggggcgggcctgcagcggcagaggccggggtgacgttgcagcctgaggcgcgccgtgcgttctcccgggggagttgtccctggatcccgggaccctggcagtggcgggctgcacaggctccccggaagggcgtgtggctagtgacctgtgttcgcacacaggcctcctggtggcggcagcagcggccttagcgtctcatgtctgtctctgggctccgcacttttagccgcggctcgcgcccgtccctggagctctctcaagcagcgttcttaatcccctctcctcgtgcaccaggaaacaaagagggacgtaaaagtctcttgcctcttcggcaggtccagacttttccccggactctctcccggctagccgcggtgcactaacgccctgcaggctgtgttcacgccgccaacctcagtcctctcccggcgctccgacaaaagccggagcctcagctcccagtcccgcccgccccggcgggcgagcagacaagcctctcggctggtgagttccggtcggcccgatcctctgcgctggaatctgtccgctttgcccgccgcacccctgttgctgtgctctcctccgcggctcccaagctcccccactccgcctcccgaagtctccacccgcgaaggggcttcctagtgtgtggacacttttcctccttcacagctctctcccgctggtgcaggacccgtccctatccttttgtctctgtttagttttttcttttgccctaaccaggtacgtggggggttccttgccttttgggaggtctgaggtcttctgccagcgttcagtaggtgctccgtaggagttgttccacgcgtagatgtatttctggtgtatctgtggggaggaaggtgatctccgcgtcttactcttccgccatcttcccggaagtcctctGTTCCTTTATTTGAAACATATTCCCCTgcctcctcattttgcctaattctctgcgtttatttctaagtattaggTAGGTCAGTTATGTTCCCAATCTCAGAGAAGTGGCCTTACATAGGAGACATCTTACGGGGTTCAGCAGCATACTTCCCTCTCATCACCTGTGTCATATGCTCTGAGTTTGCCCCCTATGTGGGCATCATGGGCCTTTCTTTTGTGGTGGGACTGACTGCTTCTGATGTGCTCGTAAGCAAAGCTGGTCCCAACCAGGGTGGCTTCCAGGCCCTGCCTCATGAAGTGGctgctggcttactgcttggcaggGCAATGTTACCCTGGTGGCTGGCTGTAAGACCAGGTTCCTTTCAAATACTACCTCTGCACTGGGACTCAGCACATGTAAGTGTCTGCATGTGCTCTTTAATAGTGGAgtctgtttcctacagccctcaAGCTCACCCATATGCAAGCCTCACTGGCTTTCAATGCCAGGCattctgggggcttgtcttcACAGTGCAAGCTCCCCAGTCTGGAGACCCTGATGTGGCGCTCAGGCCCCTTGCTCCTCAATGATAACCTTTGCAATTGTGATTATCTTCCTGTTTTTGGGTCACTTCTCTGGGGGTGTGGGTCCTGACTTACCATGTCTCTGCTCTTCATACCcaatctctctgtttttttttttttttttttttttttttacctttaggtgtggaaatttttttctgctagttttcagaTAGTTTTTTCACAAAGAGTTGCTCTATAAATagctgtaattttggtgtgcccatgggaggaggtgagctcagcgtCTTCCAACTCCACTATCTTGGCCACATAAACTCctcaaatttcttaaatatttcccAATATGACATGGTtcaggacatttttttccctctcctcttcttacGCACAACTGAATCAAGTATTTCAGGAAGAAACTGATGACTCCAAGATGCTTGCTTTGAATACTGGGATTCTTGCAGTGCATCTTAGTGTTTTATTCCACTATGGCCCTGAAAACAATCCAGGAATATGCCAAACCCTTGCAATTAACCTGAAGATCAAAGGGAAGTAACTGTAGCTCTTAGACAAATATCTGGAAAACAACATAGAAATATCTTCAGAGAGGTAAAATTTGATTCCCTGGATATGTTTTCTATCACCTTTGATATATCTGTCTTATACCCACATTTAACCTTAGTTTGTAcattaagtttaaaataatattttaaattttataacataCTTTATACTACTTAAAATTCTGTAAGAAGTATTATAACATTTAACCCTTACAGTAGCCCTTTAAGACAGATAGGTTTTATACCTTCCCTAATAAAACCACGCCATTAATCTCTTGATTTGTACAATATTGCTTTATGGAGTTCACAGTATGTTGGTGGAGACAGTCATTGATCATTTaaacacaataataaatataaaattataagcaaataggccctcttaaaggaaaaaatacgGTTCTATGAAAGCATAAAGGGCTGACAGACTGGAGCatctgggaaggcttctctgTGGAAGTGATCACTGAGCTAAGAGCTAAAGAATAAAAAGGAGTGGGGATGTGTTCAGAGAATGCTCATCCCAATAGAGGGAAGAATAGTACAAAAGGCATGATGATGCATCCTGAGAATTGAAGGGACGCCTAATGCTGAAGCAGAGAAAACAAGAGAGAACATGAGATGAGATGTGAATACTAAGCTAGATAGTGGTATGAACATTCAAGTTTTTTTATACCTCATTAGAtttaaatcacaagagaaataGGAAgccactaaaatatttaaatcaggGCTACATATTgatcaaatttgtttttaaaaatattatcctgGCTGGACTGTGATGTAAATATTGGAGGGGCCAGAATAGATTTCAGGAGATCATTtaatattatccacattttatagatgaggaaaacagaATTTACATTTTCTAACAGAACAAGAAAATATCTGTAGCTTAATGTAATATAATgactctctcattcattcatttattcactcagtatCACTAGCCATTATGCTAAAAGATAGATATGCAGTGGTTACTTTCCTCCTGGAGGTCATTGTCTAGCTAGAAATAATGACATTAAACGAAAAATTACAAACAGAATTATTTCCTTACAAACTGTGGTAAGCTGTGAACCAAAAGAGAAGAGTGCTATGAAACTCTGTAACTGAGAAGACAGTGCCAACATACTTGAATAAGGTCTTCAGGGGAAAACTTTCTCAGGAGCAGATATGGTGTTTGAGACATaaagtgtaaa
This window harbors:
- the L1TD1 gene encoding LINE-1 type transposase domain-containing protein 1, with the protein product MKRQKNTQQMKEQDKNPPDLTNEEEIGSLPEKEFRIMIVRLIRNLGDRMDNRMDKMQESVNKDLEELKMKQATMNNTINEIKSTLDGINSRITEAEERISDLEDKIVEITTAEQNKEKRMKRTEDSLRDLWDNIKRTNIRIIGVPEEEEKKKGTEKIFEEIIVENFPNMGKEIVNQVQEAQRVPYRINPRRNTPRHILIKLSKIKYKENILKAAREKQQITHKGIPIRLTADLSAETLQARREWQDILKVLKEKNLQPRLLYPARISFRFDGEIKTFTDKQKLREFSTTKPALQQLLKELL